From a region of the Geobacillus stearothermophilus ATCC 12980 genome:
- a CDS encoding ATP-binding cassette domain-containing protein, whose amino-acid sequence MKINSLTHYYKGRSSPVLNQLCIEFDPNKLNVIVGLNGAGKTTLLDIISGVIPSAQFHSPFAEEDVVYQMQGVPLPSIMKGKDIVRLILKCDTPFSFSKSLKTFIESLTPREKELLNRLWDVRIGDMSVGERRWLIIKSVCQLERKLYIFDEPTAGIDPDTRNYVLSSINRLVKKGKLVIMSTHILHELEFIDCKIHFLHKGRILYEGDYVSFLRKHNTENPDIAFQMFIQEQGGELNEETMFV is encoded by the coding sequence ATGAAAATAAATTCTCTAACTCATTACTATAAAGGTCGTTCATCCCCTGTTTTAAACCAATTATGTATTGAATTTGATCCAAATAAATTAAATGTAATTGTAGGATTAAACGGAGCCGGAAAGACGACATTATTAGATATTATAAGTGGTGTTATACCTTCTGCACAGTTTCATAGTCCATTTGCAGAAGAGGATGTTGTATATCAAATGCAAGGTGTTCCTCTTCCGTCGATTATGAAAGGTAAGGACATTGTTCGCCTAATTCTTAAGTGCGATACACCTTTTTCTTTTTCGAAAAGTTTAAAGACATTTATTGAATCCTTAACGCCAAGAGAAAAAGAACTATTGAATAGATTATGGGATGTAAGAATAGGAGATATGTCTGTTGGAGAAAGAAGATGGCTTATTATCAAATCAGTTTGTCAACTTGAACGAAAACTGTATATTTTTGATGAACCTACTGCTGGTATTGATCCTGACACTAGAAATTACGTACTTAGTAGTATTAACCGTTTGGTCAAAAAAGGTAAGTTGGTTATTATGTCTACTCATATTCTCCATGAACTAGAGTTTATTGATTGTAAAATACATTTTTTACATAAAGGTAGGATTCTATATGAAGGAGACTACGTGTCTTTTTTAAGAAAACATAATACCGAGAATCCAGATATTGCTTTTCAAATGTTTATACAGGAGCAAGGGGGAGAATTAAATGAGGAAACTATGTTTGTCTAA